In Candidatus Syntrophosphaera sp., the sequence CCCTGTCCTGGCAGCGAGCGGGCCCTTCCTGACCGTCGAAGCGGTAAACTATGATGATGACAACAACGACCAGCCTGACTACAATGAAAGCGGCTGGCTGGACGTCACTTTCAAAAACGTTGGGATCGATCCTGCCACCAACGTGAGCGCGGTCCTTTCCTGCACAACTCCCGGGATCACGATCACGGATGCCAACCATGCCATAAGCAGCCTGGCTGCCGGCGCCACGGTTCTGGCGGACAATGCCTTTTCCATAGCCATCGCCGATAACATCGCTAACGGCACTGTGGCCGCTTTCACCATCACCATGACCATGAGCGGCCAATCTCCCTGGACATACAACTTCACCAAGGAGATCAATGCCCCCGCGCTGGCTTTTGGCAACATGACGGTCAGCGATCCCAGCGGCAACAACAACGGACGCCTTGACCCGGGCGAGACCGTTTCCATCACCATGCCCCTGAACAATACAGGCGGGTCCGCGTCTCCCTCCGGAAGCGCGTTTCTAACCAGCTCCACTCCGGGGATCACCATCAACACAGGCACTGCCAATTTCCCCGCCATCTCGGCCTCAGGCGCTGCCAGCCTGTCCTTTTCCCTGACAGCGGATCCAGGAATCTCCATCGGGACAGTCGCTTCTCTGTCCTTCTCAGCCACGGCGGGGACCTATACGGCCAGCAAGACCGAAAACGTCAACGTTGGGATCATTATTGAGGATTTTGAGACGGGGAATTTCAGTTCCTTTCCCTGGATCCAGGGTACTTTTCCCTGGACCATTGACAACACCACGTCACACGCGGGAACTTATTCAGCCAAAAGCGGATTAATAACCCACAACCAATCCAGTACGCTGGAAACAACGCGTGTATTGTCATCTCCCGGCACTCTGACCTTCTGGTACAAAGTCTCTTCTGAATCCGGCTACGACTATCTGAGGTTCTATGTGGACGGAGCCCTCCAAGGAAGCTGGTCGGGAACTGTGGACTGGACCCAGGCTTCCATTGACCTCGCAACCGGAACCAGGGTGCTCAAATGGGAATACATGAAGGATGTCAGTGTCGATAGCGGTTCAGACTGCGCCTGGGTGGACGACATCATCTTCCCTGCCTCCACCGCTCCCAGCAGCTTCTATCCTCCGCAAAACCTGACTGCCATACCGGGCAATGGATTTGTCAATCTGGCCTGGCAGGCGCCTTTATTTGGAACCCCCAGCGGATACAGGATCTACCGCAACGGCTCCCTCCTGACCACAGTTTCGGGACTTAGCTATTCCGATACGAACGTGGTCAATGAAACCACCTACGGCTACTATCTGATCGCTGTTTACCCTGGCGGGCTGTCCGATACCACCGAAACAGTTACCGCCACGCCCACTGCTGTTGTCGTAACCTCAGTGATTATTGGAACCGGAACCTCCAGTAACAGCACAACAGGCGCTTGCCCCGTCAATCAATACTATCGCAGCTTACACGGACAATCGGTCTATACTGCTGCTGAACTGAATGCCCTGGGAGTTATCGGACCCATCAATATCACCCAGATAGGGTTCAACATTACCGGATTGCCAGCCCAGGCCATGCCAAACTTCGTGGTTCGCATGGGACACACCACCGCCACCAACGTGGCCTCTTGGATATCCACCGGACTCACCCAGGTATGGTCTGCAGCCTCATATCAGCCAACCGCTACTGGATACAATATGCTTACCCTCACCACTCCATTCGAATGGAACGGAACCGACAACATCGTGGTGGACACTGCCTTTGGCATGATTGGATCATGGAATTCTTCAGGTACTACCCAATATACGACAGTGACCAATGGTTACCGTTACGGCAGAAGCGACACTGTAGACCAAACGAATGTCTTTACCAGCGGGTACACCTCCACGAGCCGTCCCAACCTGAAACTGACCCTGCTTCCGAACCAGAGCGGTCCGCAGATAGAGGTCGATCCCAGTTCCATCGCCTTTGGCAATGTGGCTGTGGGGGCGAGCAGCGTTGAGCAGTTCACCATCCAGAACAGCGGAAACGAGATTCTCACCGGAACGATCAGCACTCCCAACGGATACAGCGTCGCGGAGGTTGCCCGCTCCAGCGAGTTCAACCTTTCTCCGGTCAAAAACAGCCGCAATACCCTGGGCTTCAGCATTACGCCCGGAGCGACCAAAACCTACAACCTGACCTTCGCCCCGACCGCGGCGGCTGGCTACATCGGAAACGTGGTTATCTCCAGCAACGACACGGACAATCCCACGCTGAACCTATCCGTAAGCGGAAACGGCTTCATTCCGAACAATCCGCCCACCATCGATCTGCCCGCCAGCTTCAGCTTCGATAAGAACGGAAGCCTGATTGTGGATATGGGCCTCTACACCAATGACCAGGATGGCGATCCCCTGACCCTTGATGTAACCGGAAACTCCAACGTTCTGGTAAGTATCACCGGCCTGACGGTCACTTTCACAGCCACCCAAAACTGGATCGGAACAGAGAACCTGACCTTCACCGTCAGCGACGGAGAAGCTTCTGCCTTTGACACGGTGATGGTGACCGTAAACCAAGTCTCCATGCCGGATTGGACACCTGTAACCTATCCCAACAATTCCGCCACGGTTTATGGAGTTGCCACCATTGATTGGACCTCCTGCGTTCTGAACGACGTGGTGGGCGCCTTTGTGGGCACCGAATGCCGCGGTATGGCTGAAGTGACGGTGAACGCGGGAGTTGCCTACGTCACGCTTCTGGTCAATCTTGCCTCAGAGGGCGAGACCGTCAGCTTCAAGATCTACGACTATAGCGCCGATACGGCCTATCCGGTGCTGGAAACATATGCCCTGAACTTCGGCCAGGTGATCGGGGATACGGCTCCAATCGCTATAAACGCCGTAACATCAATTGAACTGGACGCTCCCGAGGTCTCGATCGAGCCTGTATCCGGTGGCACCCGGCTCTTCTGGCCTGCGGTCGAACTTGCCAGCGAGTACCACATCTACCGCGCTTCCGAACCTTACGGGGTTTATGCCTACCTGGCCTCCTCCGCCAGCCCGGAATATACAGATCCGGAAGGCCTCGACCGGGCTTTCTACTATGTGAAGGCCATCCGGAACCTGCCCAGCAAAGGAATGCGGCAATGAAATACCTGATAATTGCCATCCTTCTGATTCTGCTCTCCCTGCCCCTCGTGGCGGGAGAGTGGAACCAATACTACTTCAGGTTCGAACTGGCCGACAAGGCCTCTCTGCAAAGCCTCACCCGGATCATATCCATCGACAACGTGAAGGGAAACTGGGTCTACGCCTATGCCAACGACTGGGAATGGGCTGAATTCTCCGCCTTGGGCTACAGAACCCAGATCCTGCCTGCCCCGTCCAGCGAATTCCCGGCCCTGATGAGCGCCAGTCAGCACCAATTGCGCGATTGGGACGTCTATCCCACCTATGACGCCTATGTTACCATGATGAACAACTTCGCCGCGACCTATCCCAATCTCTGCCAGATCATCAACGCCGGGACCACCGTCAACGGCCGCGCCATCCTTGTGGCCAAGATCTCGGACAACGTATCCAGCGAAGAAAAAGAGCCGGAAGTTCTGCTCACCAGCACGATCCACGGCGACGAAACCACCGGCTGGATAATGCTGCTGCGCCTGATCGATACCCTGCTCAGCCAGTATGGGACCGATCCGCGGCTCACCAACATCGTCAACAGCATGGAACTCTATATCGGGCCGAACACCAATCCCGACGGGACCTATTACGGCGGCAACAACACCGTAGCCAACGCCCGGCGCAACAATGCCAACGGCTATGACCTCAACCGCAATTATCCCAATTACAACGGCAGCCTGAACACCGGCCCGATCCAGCCCGAGACCCAGGCCATGATGGATTTCGCCAATGCCCACAGCTTTGTCTTCGGGGCGAATTACCACGGCGGAGCGGAAGTCGTAAACTATCCCTGGGACCACACCTACACACTCCATCCGGACAACAGCTGGTTTATCTCTTCCAGCCTCGTGTATGCTTCACTGGCTCAAGCAAACAGCCCCAGCGGCTATTTCACCGGCATCAGTTCAAACGGAATAACCAATGGCGCGGCCTGGTATGTGATCTCCGGCGGACGGCAGGATTGGATGAACTACAACCGCAACGGCCGCGAGGTCACCATCGAATGTTCAAACACCAAGATGCCCGCCGCTTCCACCATGCCCAACTATTGGAGCTACAACTACGAGGCCATGCTCAGCTATCTGGAGCAGGCCCTGCTGGGAGTTCACGGGACAGTCGTGGACGCGTACGGAGCCCCTCTGGCGGCAGAGATCAACATCGCCGGATACGACAATATCTATTCCAGCGTGGAAACCGACCCCAGCCACGGCGATTTCTACCGCTATCTGGCCCCTGGGAACTACACCCTCACTGTTTCCACCCCCGGCTACGATCCCCAACTTGTGCCCGTAACGGTCACCGCTGGCACGCAAACCACTGTCACGGTGGTCTTTGGCGAGATCGACGAGCCTCAGGAAATATACCTTGACGCGGGCTGGAACCTGATCAGCCTTAATGTGATTCCCTCTTCCAATGATGTTTCCAGCGTCTTTGCCGGGACCGGCGGACTCCTGCAGGTCAAGAACGAGGCAAAAAGCTTCGCCCCGGCGATGCCCGAGCATTTCAACACCCTGCAAAACCTGGCCCCTGGAGAAGGTTACTGGGTGAACATGAGCGCTCCGGCAATTCTGAGTGTGGCTGGCGATCCCGTTGACCCCTCCGCCACTCCGATCAGCCTGAAAGCGGGCTGGAACCTGGTTTCCTACCTGCCTGCCGCGGCCCTGCCAACCACCACCGCCCTGAACTCCATCTCCGCCTGGCTGCTGCAGGTGGATCACCTGGGCGCGCAACCCAGCACCCTGGAGCCCGGAAAAGCTTACTGGATCGAGGTTTCGCAAGCCTGCACCCTCATCTATCCGGATTAGGACGCTTCGGCGCCCCCATTATCATTACGCTATCAATACGGACTCATTACGGACTTTGTCCGTATTGAGTCCGTATTGACACCGTATTGATAAGGGGAGCCATGAGGGAAAAGCGGAATTTCCCGAAAACTGGACAGAGGCCAGAAACCTTTCAGCAGCGGACTGGAGCCAGCTTCAGCTTTCCCTTTTTCAGCAGTTCGTTGCAGTAATCCTGATACTCCTGCACCAGGCTGCGGATGAGTTCCTTCACCGTGGTGATGTTTTTCACCAGGTAGGCGTTGGCTCCGGCAAAGGCGAATCCTTCCTCGAATAATCCGTTGCGGGCGTTTTGCAGGGCGATGGCGATGCAATAGGGCGAATTGCGGTAATCGCAGGTTTTCAGGCACTTCCAGGGGCAGAGGAAAGGTTTTTTGATGCCCAGGGACACGTCTTTCAGGAACTGATTGCGGATGGCCCTGCCGGGCAGGCCGACCGGGCTGTTGATGATGACTATGTCCTCCTGCTCGCAATCCACGAACAGTTGTTTGAAGGCGGCTCCGGCGTCGCATTCCTCGGTGGCCACAAACCGCGTTCCCATCTGCACTCCGTCGGCTCCCAGCTTCATTATCTCATAGATCTGGTCACCGGAGAAGATACCTCCCGCGGCAATGACCGGAATGCACTTGCCATGCTTGGTTTCGACCTCTTTGACCGCCTCCTGGACCTGGGGCAGGATAACTTCCAGGGCGTATTCCTCATTGAAGATCTGCTCGGGCTTGAAACCCAGGTGGCCTCCGGCTTTGGGCCCCTCCACCACGATGATGTCCGGAACCCTTTTGAAATGGTCCGCCCAGAGGTTCAGGACCAGTTTGGCGGCCCTGCCGGAGGAGACGATGATGCCGATCTTGGTTTTGGCGCTTTGCAGGTATTCGAGCGTCATGGTGCTGGGAACCTTGGTGGGCAGTCCGGCTCCCAGGAAAACGATGTCGATCTCCTCCTCAAACGCGGCGCGGATCATCTCGTCAAAATCGGATATGGCCAGCATGATGTTGATCCCCAAAATGCCGGATGTCAGTTTGCGGGCGGCGCGGATTTCCTCTTTCAGGGCGGCGATGTTGGCTTCTTTGTAATTCAGGCCCAGTTCAGGATGGAGGACTCCCAGCCCCACGGATGAGATGATGCCGATCCCGCCTTCATTGGCGACCGCGGCAGCCAGTTTGGATAAAGATATCCCGACTCCCATTCCGCCTTGCAGGATGGGCAGTTTGGCAACCAGGTTGCCGATCTTCAATTGCGGTAGCGTGTGCGTCATGATAACCTCGCTTCAAGCGGGACTCATTTAAGTTCCCGTCAATGGTCAGCCGCTAAGGGCTTTTTTAATAGGGATTTACGCAAAGGCAATAATCGGGGTTGCCCTGCTCACGGCAGTTGAAGCGGGTATCAGTATAGCAACGAGGACTACCAAAATCGTGTAAATATATACAAGTATAATCTATTCAAATCCAAAGAAAAACACAGTTTTTCCATGAACAAGTTTATCCGGGCGGTTTGGAGCGCCCGGCCGGAAGGTTCAGAGAAGCCCCCAGCGCCGGCGGAACAAGAGTTCCAGGCAGAAGGCGAGGATGAACAGTGCCAGCACCCACCATTTGCGGTAGAGGGGCACGTCCTGGCGCAGGTCAAGGACCCTGCTTTGCGCGGGAAGGGGTGAAAAATCCTTTATCGAAGCGGGATTGAGCAGCCTGCCTCCGGTATCCGAAGCCAGCCAGGACAAGAGCGGAAGATTGTAGTCGAAATCCCTGGACTCGATCGAGGAATCAGCCACATTGAACCTGCCGGAGCTGCTTTCTCCGCTCACCTTGTCTTTGATCTCAAAGCGGTATTGGCCGGCCTTGTCCAAACTTAATCCGGCGGAATATTGGCCCTCGGACTGGGTCATGAAATCCCGGAAAACTTCCTTTCCATCGGCATCCAGGACCCGGAGTTCGGGATTTAGGTCCAGCCGCAGGGAACGGATGTCATCCTGGGCGCGGAGCCGCAGGTCGATCTCTTCGCCGAGGAAATAGCTGGCGTTGTGGATGGCGTTGTAGCCGCTTTCGGAGGTGTTGGCGAGCCAGGTGACGGAATTGGTGAGCAGCTTTTTGTAGCCTCCTGTCCCGCTCTGCAACTGCCATTTCCAGAGATTCAAAAATGCCAGCGAAAGCACCTTGCCGCCGGTCTGAACGCTGACGGCGATGGCGGGAGACTGTTGCGGATTGTTCATGGTCGCCAGCACTTCCGCGGTCCGGGCGGCATTCACGTAATAGTAATCCAGAGGCGGAATATCACGCAGGTCGGAACTCTCAAAACTGAGCATGGGATAGGAGGCCGCGGCCGGGCTGAGTTCCAGGAATCCCTGGTAGGATGAAGCTATATTGGACCTCTGCAGGGGCAGGATGGCGTTCAGTTCCGAGGCCGGCAAACCCTGGAAGAGGACTCCCACTCCCTTGCTGTTGTTGCGGATCACGTAATCAAGCACAGGTCCGGAGAGTTGGAGCGTGCCGTTGTTGACAAGGACGATGGCGGCCAGATTGGCCTCGGGAAGGCTGTTCAGGACCTCGTCTCCCACCATGATCCGGGTTCCCTGGACGCGGTAGTGCCCCACTTCCCAGCGCGCGTTTTCTGCCAGGGCGTCGACGATGAACTTGTTGTCCCAGGCCGGGCTGTCTGAGATCACGGCGATCCGCTGTTTATCGGCCAGAACGTCGATCGCGCCGGGGAAACTGTTGTTGTTCAGCGAGCGTTCGTTGATTC encodes:
- a CDS encoding nitronate monooxygenase, with the protein product MTHTLPQLKIGNLVAKLPILQGGMGVGISLSKLAAAVANEGGIGIISSVGLGVLHPELGLNYKEANIAALKEEIRAARKLTSGILGINIMLAISDFDEMIRAAFEEEIDIVFLGAGLPTKVPSTMTLEYLQSAKTKIGIIVSSGRAAKLVLNLWADHFKRVPDIIVVEGPKAGGHLGFKPEQIFNEEYALEVILPQVQEAVKEVETKHGKCIPVIAAGGIFSGDQIYEIMKLGADGVQMGTRFVATEECDAGAAFKQLFVDCEQEDIVIINSPVGLPGRAIRNQFLKDVSLGIKKPFLCPWKCLKTCDYRNSPYCIAIALQNARNGLFEEGFAFAGANAYLVKNITTVKELIRSLVQEYQDYCNELLKKGKLKLAPVRC
- a CDS encoding carboxypeptidase regulatory-like domain-containing protein, whose protein sequence is MKYLIIAILLILLSLPLVAGEWNQYYFRFELADKASLQSLTRIISIDNVKGNWVYAYANDWEWAEFSALGYRTQILPAPSSEFPALMSASQHQLRDWDVYPTYDAYVTMMNNFAATYPNLCQIINAGTTVNGRAILVAKISDNVSSEEKEPEVLLTSTIHGDETTGWIMLLRLIDTLLSQYGTDPRLTNIVNSMELYIGPNTNPDGTYYGGNNTVANARRNNANGYDLNRNYPNYNGSLNTGPIQPETQAMMDFANAHSFVFGANYHGGAEVVNYPWDHTYTLHPDNSWFISSSLVYASLAQANSPSGYFTGISSNGITNGAAWYVISGGRQDWMNYNRNGREVTIECSNTKMPAASTMPNYWSYNYEAMLSYLEQALLGVHGTVVDAYGAPLAAEINIAGYDNIYSSVETDPSHGDFYRYLAPGNYTLTVSTPGYDPQLVPVTVTAGTQTTVTVVFGEIDEPQEIYLDAGWNLISLNVIPSSNDVSSVFAGTGGLLQVKNEAKSFAPAMPEHFNTLQNLAPGEGYWVNMSAPAILSVAGDPVDPSATPISLKAGWNLVSYLPAAALPTTTALNSISAWLLQVDHLGAQPSTLEPGKAYWIEVSQACTLIYPD